The window AAAGGACTCGTTATGACCAATCCCTCCTATTTTGATACCATTCTTAATAACATCCCTAGCATCAATATGGGTGCGCGCTCTGCTAATGCGCCACTCACCCAAAGCTATGATAAAGGTCCTGATGTGCCGCTTATTGAGGCCACTATCGGCGACTTTTTTGATGCTATTGCGGATAAATATCCTGAGCGTGAAGCATTGGTATCACGCCATCAAAATATCCGCTGGACGTATCGTGAGCTACAGCAACAGGCCAATCAACTGGCTAGTAGCATGATTGAGATGGGACTTGAGATTGGCGATCGCATCGGTATCTGGTCGCACAACAATGCTGAATGGTTATTAATGCAGCTAGCAACCGCAAAAGTCGGGGTGATCTTAGTCAATATTAACCCGGCGTATCGCACCTTTGAGTTGCAGTATGCGTTAAACAAGTTAGGCTGCTCGGCTCTAGTATTGATGCGTCATTTTAAAAGCAGCGATTACGCGCAGATGATCGGCGAGTTATGTCCTGAGATTTACCATAAAAGCTATCAACAGCTAGATCTGATCGAAATACCTACCATTGAGCGTATTGTTTGGATTGATGAGCCTGATAGCGATGAAGATTTTGGCTATATGCAGAAATTCTCGTCATGGATGGCCGAGGGTGATGCCAATGATCCGCGGGTAGCTGAGCGGCAAGTGCAGCTTAAAAATACTGATGCTATCAATGTGCAGTTTACCAGTGGCACTACTGGCACCCCAAAAGGCGCTACCTTAACTCACCGTAATATTCTAAATAATGGCTATTTTATCGGTGAGGCCATGAACCTAACCGAAGAAGATAGATTGTGTATTCCAGTACCGTTATATCATTGCTTTGGGATGGTGCTCGGTAACTTAGCGGTCTTAACCCATGGCGGTTGTATCCTTTATCCCAACGATGGCTTCGATGCATTGACGGTTTTAAAAACAGTTGAAGAAGAGAAATGTACCGCTTTGCATGGCGTGCCGACCATGTTTATCGCTATGCTAGACCATCCTGAGTTTGAAAACTTTGATTTGTCCACTTTACGTACGGGCATTATGGCCGGCTCTAGCTGTCCGATTGAGGTAATGCGCCGGGTCATTGATAAGATGCATATGAGCGAAGTCACTATTGCTTATGGGATGACTGAGACCAGTCCGGTCTCTTGCCAGACTAATGAGCATACCCCACTTGATAAGCAAGTTTCTACCGTCGGACTGGTACAGCCCGCACTTGAAGTGAAGGTTATCGATAGCGAAACTGGCGATATTGTGCCGATAGGTGAAACCGGTGAGCTATTAACGCGCGGCTATTCGGTGATGCAAGGCTATTGGGGCAGTCGCTTCAAATCGCGTGAGGCCATTCAAGATGGTTGGATGCATACTGGTGATTTGGCCACTATAGATGAAGACGGTTATGTCAAAATCGTTGGGCGTAGCAAAGATATGGTCATTCGTGGCGGTGAAAATATCTATCCCGTTGAGATTGAAAATTATCTCTACCGCCATCCTAATATCCGTGACGTCCAAATCGTTGGTATACCCGATGAGCGTTATGGTGAAGTGTTGGCGGCCTGGATTATTCCCAAGCAAGAAGGTAGCTTGACCGAGGAAGAGGTACGGCTGTTCTGTAGTGAGCATATCGCCCATTATAAAGTACCGACTTATTATCGTTTTGTCAGCGAATATCCAATGACCATTACTGGTAAAATCCAGAAATTTAAAATCGTTGAACATATGAAAGAAGAGCTGGGCTTAAAATAGCGAAGCAGCTAAGCACAGTCAAAGAAAAATAAGTTATAAATAAAAGACCAGCATAAAAGCCAATTATAGAAAGGGATATCATGAGCGCCATCATAACCAGTAAATTGAGTCCAAACGCCGCTGAATTTCAGCAAAATAGCGCCGCTATGCAAGTGATAGTAGATGATCTATATGAGCATTTGCACAAAATTGCACAAGGTGGCACAGAGCGCTCGCGTGCTAGGCATTTGGCACGTGGCAAACTGCTACCACGCGAGCGTGTTGAACGTCTGCTCGATGTAGGAACCCCCTTCTTAGAGATAGCCCCGATGGCGGCATACGATATGTATGACGAAGATATCCCAGCTGCTGGCGTGATTGCTGGTATCGGTCGTGTGAACGGCACTGAATGTTTGATTATCTGTAATGACGCTACTGTAAAAGGCGGCACTTATTTTCCGATGACCGTTAAAAAACATCTTCGGGCGCAAGAAATTGCACAAGAAAACAATCTGCCTTGTATCTATCTAGTGGATTCAGGTGGTGCAAATTTACCCAATCAAGACGAAGTGTTTCCTGATAAAGAGCATTTTGGCCGTATTTTCTTTAACCAAGCCAATCTTAGCGCGGCCGGTGTTCCACAAATTGCTGTAGTGATGGGCAGCTGTACCGCAGGTGGCGCTTATGTCCCAGCGATGAGTGATGAGTCTATTATTGTAAAAGACCAAGGGACTATCTTTCTAGGTGGCCCGCCGCTGGTAAAAGCGGCTACGGGTGAAGAAGTGACCGCCGAAGACTTAGGCGGAAGTGATGTGCATACGCGTCTATCAGGAGTGGTGGATCATCTGGCGCAAAACGATACCCATGCGTTGTCGCTGGCACGTAATATTGTTAGTCATTTTAACCGGCCAGCCAAGCACATTCCCAATCAAATTACCCCACGTCCGCCGCGTTATGAGGCCAAAGAGCTATACGGCATTATTCCCAATGATACCCGCCAGCCGTTCGATATCAGAGAAATTATTGCGCGTATTGTTGATGATAGTGAGTTTGATGAATTTAAAGCCCGCTTTGGCACTACC of the Psychrobacter sp. LV10R520-6 genome contains:
- a CDS encoding AMP-binding protein, whose translation is MTNPSYFDTILNNIPSINMGARSANAPLTQSYDKGPDVPLIEATIGDFFDAIADKYPEREALVSRHQNIRWTYRELQQQANQLASSMIEMGLEIGDRIGIWSHNNAEWLLMQLATAKVGVILVNINPAYRTFELQYALNKLGCSALVLMRHFKSSDYAQMIGELCPEIYHKSYQQLDLIEIPTIERIVWIDEPDSDEDFGYMQKFSSWMAEGDANDPRVAERQVQLKNTDAINVQFTSGTTGTPKGATLTHRNILNNGYFIGEAMNLTEEDRLCIPVPLYHCFGMVLGNLAVLTHGGCILYPNDGFDALTVLKTVEEEKCTALHGVPTMFIAMLDHPEFENFDLSTLRTGIMAGSSCPIEVMRRVIDKMHMSEVTIAYGMTETSPVSCQTNEHTPLDKQVSTVGLVQPALEVKVIDSETGDIVPIGETGELLTRGYSVMQGYWGSRFKSREAIQDGWMHTGDLATIDEDGYVKIVGRSKDMVIRGGENIYPVEIENYLYRHPNIRDVQIVGIPDERYGEVLAAWIIPKQEGSLTEEEVRLFCSEHIAHYKVPTYYRFVSEYPMTITGKIQKFKIVEHMKEELGLK
- a CDS encoding carboxyl transferase domain-containing protein, translating into MSAIITSKLSPNAAEFQQNSAAMQVIVDDLYEHLHKIAQGGTERSRARHLARGKLLPRERVERLLDVGTPFLEIAPMAAYDMYDEDIPAAGVIAGIGRVNGTECLIICNDATVKGGTYFPMTVKKHLRAQEIAQENNLPCIYLVDSGGANLPNQDEVFPDKEHFGRIFFNQANLSAAGVPQIAVVMGSCTAGGAYVPAMSDESIIVKDQGTIFLGGPPLVKAATGEEVTAEDLGGSDVHTRLSGVVDHLAQNDTHALSLARNIVSHFNRPAKHIPNQITPRPPRYEAKELYGIIPNDTRQPFDIREIIARIVDDSEFDEFKARFGTTLVCGFAHIEGMPVGIIANNGILFSESAQKGTHFIELCCKRKIPLVFLQNITGFMVGRKYENEGIARHGAKMVMAVANAKVPKFTVIVGGSFGAGNYGMCGRAYSPRFLWMWPNARISVMGGEQAASVLATVKRDNFDRKGEAWSKEDEEAFKTPIREMYEEQGHPYYATARLWDDGVIDPADTRKVLALGLSAAHNAPIEETTFGVFRM